From the genome of Bordetella sp. H567, one region includes:
- the nuoK gene encoding NADH-quinone oxidoreductase subunit NuoK, which translates to MTLTLAHYLILGAILFAIGIFGIFLNRRNLIILLMSIELVLLAVNMNFVAFSSWSGDTAGQVFVFFILTVAAAEAAIGLAILVLLFRNLNTINVDELDRLKG; encoded by the coding sequence GTGACGCTGACGCTGGCCCATTACCTGATACTGGGGGCGATCCTCTTCGCCATCGGCATATTCGGCATCTTCCTGAACCGCCGCAACCTGATCATCCTGCTGATGTCCATCGAGCTCGTGCTGCTGGCCGTCAACATGAACTTCGTGGCTTTCTCGAGCTGGTCCGGCGATACCGCCGGCCAGGTCTTCGTGTTCTTCATCCTGACCGTCGCCGCCGCCGAAGCCGCGATCGGGCTGGCCATTCTGGTGCTGCTGTTCCGCAACCTGAACACCATCAACGTTGACGAAC
- a CDS encoding NADH-quinone oxidoreductase subunit J, with translation MTFTTVLFYILSIVLVVAAFRVITARSPVTAVLHLILAFFNAAMLWMLLGAEFLGLLLVLVYVGAVMVLFLFVVMMLDIRMAALRHGLKTYLPLGLVIGLVLVLEISFVLGTAWFDAGPPAAMAGDYNNARALGTAMYTQYVYAVEVGAVLLLVGMVAAIALTLRRRRDVKYNNPSEAVRVRAKDRFRLVSMPAQSERAQARTAAAVPSQGEQK, from the coding sequence ATGACTTTCACCACCGTTCTGTTCTACATACTGTCCATCGTGCTCGTGGTGGCGGCGTTCCGCGTCATCACGGCGCGCAGCCCCGTCACCGCCGTGCTGCACCTGATCCTGGCCTTCTTCAACGCGGCCATGCTCTGGATGCTGCTGGGCGCGGAATTCCTGGGCTTGCTGCTGGTCCTGGTCTACGTCGGCGCCGTGATGGTGCTGTTCCTCTTCGTCGTGATGATGCTGGACATCCGCATGGCGGCGCTGCGGCATGGGCTCAAGACCTACCTGCCGCTGGGCCTGGTGATCGGCCTGGTCCTTGTGCTGGAGATCTCCTTCGTGCTGGGAACGGCCTGGTTCGACGCCGGCCCGCCGGCGGCCATGGCGGGCGACTACAACAACGCACGCGCGCTGGGCACCGCCATGTATACGCAGTACGTGTATGCCGTGGAAGTGGGCGCCGTGCTGCTGCTGGTGGGCATGGTGGCGGCCATCGCGCTGACCCTGCGCCGCCGCCGCGACGTCAAGTACAACAATCCGTCGGAAGCCGTGCGCGTGCGCGCCAAGGACCGCTTCCGCCTGGTGAGCATGCCGGCGCAGAGCGAACGGGCCCAGGCCCGGACCGCCGCGGCCGTTCCGTCCCAAGGAGAACAGAAGTGA
- the nuoI gene encoding NADH-quinone oxidoreductase subunit NuoI: MEAIKDFFGSLLLSELLKGMRLTGKYFFKRKVTLRYPVEKTPASPRFRGLHALRRYPNGEERCIACKLCEAVCPALAITIESDVRDDGSRRTTRYDIDLTKCIFCGFCEESCPVDSIVETHIHEYHGEKRGDLYFTKDMLLAVGDRYEAEIAQRRAEDAPYR, from the coding sequence ATGGAAGCGATCAAGGATTTCTTCGGCAGCCTCTTGCTGTCCGAACTGCTCAAGGGCATGCGCCTCACGGGCAAGTACTTTTTCAAGCGCAAGGTGACCCTGCGCTACCCCGTGGAAAAAACCCCGGCTTCGCCGCGGTTCCGCGGGCTGCACGCGTTGCGCCGCTATCCCAATGGGGAAGAGCGCTGCATCGCCTGCAAACTGTGCGAGGCGGTGTGTCCCGCCCTGGCCATCACCATCGAGTCGGACGTGCGCGATGACGGCAGCCGCCGCACCACGCGCTACGACATCGACCTGACCAAGTGCATCTTCTGCGGATTCTGCGAAGAAAGCTGTCCGGTGGATTCCATCGTGGAAACACATATCCACGAATACCACGGCGAGAAACGCGGCGACCTGTACTTCACGAAGGACATGCTGCTTGCGGTCGGCGACCGCTACGAGGCGGAAATCGCCCAACGCCGCGCCGAAGACGCGCCCTACCGTTGA